Proteins encoded within one genomic window of uncultured Draconibacterium sp.:
- a CDS encoding glycoside hydrolase family 97 protein: protein MFRAVFCTILLTFSVFSLSANEYQLKSPDGKVVVAISVGEQLGYKVAYNRNKVLDFSTIAFEFVEAAPVGKEFTVLDTKQTTVNETWKPVLKRYNEIQNNYNSLMVYAQESRFPKRLVNVEFRAYNDGVAYRVEFPEQFANRENTMTDELSVFNFADDFTCWSADYKSYISSQETEFWKKKISDITDKMVTGLPITIEVADNCYAALTEANLTDYAGMFVKPYSKAGKFALRSDLAPLPGQPENGNKVVFKFPHLTPWRVLMLGETPGDLVESEIVQNLNDPCEIEDPSWIKPGISAWDHWWSGEVKMEQDVILQYIDLASEMGWDYMLIDWQWYGMYNQPEADITTPAKQLDMLAIFEYAKSKNVKCWLWMYWTDVDRSDFDAACALYHEWGAAGIKIDFMDRSDQEMVNWYHRIVTTAAKHQLMVDFHGAYKPTGWRRTYPNLMTREGVMGNEYNKWSLCMTPEHLCTLPFTRMLAGPMDYTPGGFLNRMPDKFRNGTPANVLGSRANTLAQFVIYDSPYQVACDHPDNYKGQTGVEFLKKVKTVWDDTRVLNGKIGEYITMARRSESDWFIGAMTNSEDRKLEVALDFLSDGEYKMTIYSDTEETPNDGEAVNESERIVKDGDIIKIEMVAGGGYAAVLEPVQ from the coding sequence ATGTTTCGAGCCGTTTTTTGTACAATACTGCTGACCTTCTCTGTGTTCAGCCTTTCTGCAAATGAATATCAGTTAAAATCTCCCGACGGGAAAGTGGTTGTTGCTATTTCCGTTGGCGAACAATTGGGCTACAAAGTTGCCTACAATAGAAATAAGGTGTTGGACTTTTCAACGATTGCTTTTGAGTTTGTTGAAGCTGCTCCGGTTGGAAAAGAATTTACAGTGCTTGATACAAAACAAACTACTGTTAACGAAACCTGGAAACCGGTATTAAAACGTTACAATGAAATTCAGAATAATTATAACAGCCTGATGGTTTATGCTCAGGAAAGCCGTTTCCCAAAACGTTTAGTGAATGTTGAATTCCGGGCCTACAACGATGGTGTTGCTTACCGTGTTGAATTCCCTGAACAGTTTGCTAATCGCGAGAATACAATGACCGACGAACTATCAGTATTTAATTTTGCTGATGATTTTACTTGTTGGTCGGCCGATTACAAAAGCTATATAAGTTCGCAGGAAACGGAATTCTGGAAAAAGAAAATCTCAGATATTACAGATAAGATGGTAACCGGGCTTCCGATAACGATAGAAGTTGCTGATAATTGTTATGCCGCGCTGACAGAGGCTAACCTGACCGATTACGCCGGAATGTTTGTGAAACCTTATTCAAAGGCCGGAAAATTTGCATTGCGTTCCGATCTTGCTCCGTTACCCGGACAGCCAGAAAATGGAAACAAAGTGGTTTTTAAATTTCCGCATCTTACGCCGTGGCGTGTGTTGATGCTTGGCGAAACTCCAGGTGATTTGGTAGAGTCGGAAATTGTTCAAAACCTGAATGATCCTTGCGAAATTGAAGATCCGTCGTGGATAAAGCCTGGAATTAGTGCCTGGGATCATTGGTGGAGCGGCGAAGTAAAAATGGAGCAGGATGTGATTTTGCAATACATTGATTTGGCCTCGGAAATGGGCTGGGATTATATGCTGATTGATTGGCAGTGGTACGGCATGTACAACCAGCCTGAGGCAGATATTACAACTCCTGCAAAACAACTGGATATGCTGGCCATTTTTGAATACGCAAAAAGCAAAAATGTAAAATGCTGGTTGTGGATGTACTGGACAGACGTTGATCGCTCGGATTTTGATGCAGCCTGTGCCTTGTATCACGAATGGGGCGCTGCAGGTATAAAAATTGATTTTATGGACCGCAGCGATCAGGAAATGGTAAACTGGTATCACCGAATAGTCACGACAGCAGCCAAACATCAGTTGATGGTTGATTTCCATGGGGCATATAAACCAACAGGATGGCGCCGGACTTATCCGAACTTAATGACCCGCGAAGGTGTGATGGGGAATGAATACAATAAATGGTCATTGTGTATGACGCCAGAGCATCTTTGTACTTTACCATTCACGCGAATGCTGGCCGGACCGATGGATTACACTCCTGGTGGATTTTTAAATCGTATGCCCGATAAGTTCAGAAATGGTACGCCGGCTAATGTTTTAGGAAGCCGTGCAAATACTTTGGCGCAGTTTGTTATTTACGATAGTCCTTACCAGGTGGCCTGCGATCATCCGGATAATTACAAAGGACAAACCGGTGTTGAATTTCTGAAGAAAGTAAAAACGGTTTGGGACGATACACGCGTTTTAAACGGTAAAATTGGCGAATATATAACTATGGCGCGCCGCAGCGAAAGTGACTGGTTTATTGGGGCAATGACCAACAGTGAAGACCGAAAGCTGGAAGTTGCTCTTGATTTTCTGTCGGATGGAGAATATAAAATGACAATCTATTCAGATACAGAAGAAACACCAAATGATGGAGAGGCTGTTAATGAATCAGAAAGAATAGTGAAAGATGGAGATATAATTAAAATTGAAATGGTTGCCGGTGGCGGTTACGCTGCTGTTTTGGAGCCGGTTCAATAG
- a CDS encoding Hsp20/alpha crystallin family protein encodes MNLVRFENPRYNVNRTLVDELFNNFLKNDYHENYVNNCGTSPATNVFETEKEFKIEVLLPGFVKEDLQLNVHKNVLTVKVEKEEKENNEVYKYAHREFGPKNFEKKYRLPKSVDAEKISAKFENGILNIELPKKEEALEKEPLEIKVS; translated from the coding sequence ATGAATTTAGTAAGATTTGAAAACCCACGTTACAACGTAAACAGAACTTTAGTTGATGAATTATTTAACAATTTCCTGAAAAATGATTACCACGAAAACTATGTAAATAATTGTGGTACTTCACCGGCAACCAACGTTTTTGAAACAGAAAAAGAATTTAAAATTGAAGTATTGCTGCCAGGATTTGTAAAAGAAGATCTTCAGTTGAATGTTCACAAAAATGTACTGACTGTAAAAGTTGAGAAAGAAGAAAAAGAAAACAACGAGGTTTATAAATATGCACACCGCGAGTTTGGCCCAAAAAATTTCGAAAAGAAATATCGTTTGCCAAAATCGGTTGATGCTGAAAAGATTAGCGCGAAATTCGAAAATGGAATTTTGAATATCGAACTTCCGAAAAAAGAAGAAGCGCTTGAAAAAGAGCCTCTTGAAATTAAAGTGTCATAA
- the trmD gene encoding tRNA (guanosine(37)-N1)-methyltransferase TrmD: protein MRIDIITVLPEIIESPFQHSIIKRAQDKGLAEIHIHNLRDFSDDKHRRVDDYSFGKGAGMVMAIQPIEKAIETLKAERDYDEIIFTTPDGGVFNQQEANKLSLKKNLIILCGHYKGIDQRIRDTYITKEISVGDFVLTGGELAAAIITDAIVRLLPGVLSDETSALTDSFQDHLLSPPVYTRPAEYKGMKVPEVLLSGNDKLVEDWKHDQAIERTKKLRPDLYQKYLGED from the coding sequence ATGAGGATCGATATCATAACAGTTTTGCCGGAAATTATTGAAAGTCCGTTTCAACATTCAATTATAAAGCGGGCGCAGGATAAAGGCCTGGCAGAAATCCATATTCATAATTTACGCGATTTTTCGGACGACAAACACCGACGTGTTGACGACTATTCATTTGGCAAAGGTGCAGGTATGGTAATGGCCATTCAACCCATTGAAAAAGCCATTGAAACATTAAAAGCCGAACGCGATTATGATGAAATAATTTTCACGACACCTGATGGAGGAGTTTTTAATCAACAGGAAGCCAATAAACTTTCGTTAAAGAAGAATTTAATCATTCTTTGCGGACATTATAAAGGTATCGATCAAAGAATTCGGGACACTTATATTACAAAAGAAATATCGGTTGGCGATTTTGTGCTGACAGGCGGCGAACTTGCTGCCGCAATAATAACCGATGCTATCGTTCGCCTTTTACCCGGAGTGCTTTCCGACGAAACCTCTGCCCTAACCGATTCATTCCAGGATCACCTGTTAAGTCCGCCGGTTTATACTCGTCCGGCTGAATATAAAGGGATGAAAGTACCCGAAGTTTTGCTTAGCGGAAACGACAAATTGGTTGAAGACTGGAAACACGATCAGGCTATTGAGCGCACTAAAAAATTACGCCCCGACCTTTACCAAAAGTATTTAGGAGAAGATTAA
- a CDS encoding DUF2817 domain-containing protein encodes MPNTAPSCTIEIIKRTSNYTEAKNILIIGVFHGEEPQGEYVINRYLQNENLSDAKNHMYFIPCLNPWGKERSVRGNHNGVDLNRNYPTKNWIETEKDEFYSGTHAASEITTRQMIELLDDLKPDTILTLHAPLKCVNYDGPAKELAEKISEFCDYPVIADLGYPTPGSFGTYCGVERNIPTITLEYDDEEAYESIYNKTEKIFDWLAVC; translated from the coding sequence ATGCCAAACACAGCACCATCCTGCACTATTGAAATAATCAAAAGAACTTCAAACTACACTGAAGCAAAAAATATTCTGATAATTGGCGTTTTTCATGGAGAAGAACCACAGGGTGAATATGTGATCAACAGATATCTTCAAAATGAAAATCTTTCTGACGCCAAAAATCATATGTATTTTATTCCTTGCCTAAATCCATGGGGAAAAGAACGTAGTGTACGGGGAAACCATAACGGTGTAGATCTAAACCGCAATTACCCCACTAAAAACTGGATTGAAACCGAGAAGGATGAATTCTACTCGGGAACACATGCTGCTTCGGAAATTACGACCCGGCAAATGATTGAACTACTTGATGATCTGAAACCGGATACTATTTTAACGCTGCACGCCCCGTTAAAATGCGTAAACTATGATGGTCCGGCAAAAGAACTGGCAGAGAAAATCTCGGAATTTTGTGATTATCCGGTGATTGCAGACTTGGGCTACCCTACTCCCGGATCGTTTGGAACTTACTGCGGTGTCGAACGCAACATTCCAACCATTACACTGGAATACGATGATGAAGAAGCTTACGAAAGCATATACAATAAAACAGAAAAGATTTTTGACTGGCTGGCTGTTTGTTAG
- a CDS encoding PD-(D/E)XK nuclease family protein: MERFLSQGAKFIYQKHQNELKDLCVVFPNRRAGVFFTHYLQKTVDGAVIGPNTTTINELMASYSSMQKGEKLQLISLLYDVFLKHTKTTETFDEFYFWGEILLADFNDIDRYLVNAKDLFTNVSDLKEIESVFDYLTDEQKKALEQFWGSMAVVDKKGFKEKYISIWDKLYPVYQDFKQQLAEKQLAYPGMQDREVAENLSDKENIFPYKKYYIVGLNALNACEKRFFKHLQSLGKAEFLWDYDESYLEDQQNEAGHFLRTNLQEFPQSDDFELNTTQFNNRKNMKMVAVSSVYGQAQQVPNFLDETKKSYRKEFDNTAIVLADESLLFSALGAVPANIDKVNVTMGYSVRNSVVYGFLMLLVTLLKNKRKEGENYVAYYRYVTDVLNHQLLGDTESEACKTYINQLKNNNRITVPLAEINFSPLHQQIFTLPEKTADYSSYFLNVLAAFYGHLKDTEIDNTMLLELIYSIYQAIEKLKAVVDDVLSEQQREISEAVYFRLFSQYLGQVSVAFEGEPLSGMQVMGILETRCLDLENLIILGLNENKWPRKFTAPSFIPFNIRLGFGLPGIDEQDAMYAYYFYRLIQRAKNITATYSVVKEGIGTGELSRYGYQLQYDSVHKPLMLNLDFSFSNDPVEEIRIKSSKEIVEKLLANNSEDHPLSPSAINTYLNCKLKFYYQYVVRLPEPEEVKEEIDGVVFGNIFHDTLEELYKPYVGRVVEKSNIEKIQKDRVWLENEVTKQIAVHYLKKKLPLKGEIKLEGKTLLIFENAITYLRQLLKIDKDLAPFMVVSLEQRYKRWINAGDKKICVGGMIDRVDRADGVTRVLDYKTGNVKATRFKTVDELFERDAKEPKKEILQALIYSWGLATETNAAEIQAAIYPLRSLFAENFSAAVKMNYKDFFFSDVAEDFDAELAGLVSEIFSEQNEFAQTEHDKKCEYCAYRGICRRF; encoded by the coding sequence ATGGAACGATTTCTCTCGCAAGGCGCTAAATTTATTTATCAAAAACATCAAAACGAGTTAAAAGATTTGTGTGTGGTTTTTCCTAACCGAAGAGCCGGCGTATTTTTTACGCATTATCTGCAGAAAACGGTTGACGGAGCGGTGATTGGTCCCAATACAACTACGATAAATGAGTTGATGGCATCGTATTCGTCTATGCAAAAAGGCGAGAAACTACAACTGATTTCTTTGCTGTACGATGTGTTCCTGAAACATACGAAAACTACGGAAACCTTTGATGAATTTTACTTTTGGGGAGAAATTCTGTTGGCTGATTTTAACGATATCGATCGTTACCTGGTAAATGCTAAAGATCTGTTTACCAATGTTTCCGATCTGAAAGAGATAGAGTCGGTTTTTGATTACCTCACTGACGAGCAAAAAAAGGCGCTAGAGCAGTTTTGGGGAAGTATGGCCGTTGTGGACAAAAAGGGTTTCAAGGAAAAATATATATCGATTTGGGATAAGCTATATCCCGTTTACCAGGATTTTAAACAGCAACTGGCCGAGAAACAACTGGCTTACCCCGGAATGCAGGATCGGGAAGTGGCTGAAAACCTGAGTGATAAAGAAAATATTTTTCCGTACAAAAAATATTATATCGTAGGACTGAACGCTTTGAATGCCTGCGAGAAACGCTTTTTTAAACATTTGCAAAGTTTAGGGAAAGCTGAGTTTTTATGGGATTATGATGAGTCATATCTTGAAGATCAGCAAAATGAAGCCGGCCATTTTCTTCGAACAAATCTGCAGGAATTTCCGCAGTCCGATGATTTTGAATTGAATACTACGCAATTCAACAACCGGAAGAACATGAAAATGGTTGCTGTTTCGTCGGTTTATGGGCAGGCGCAGCAAGTACCGAATTTTTTAGATGAAACAAAAAAGTCGTACAGAAAAGAGTTTGATAATACGGCGATTGTTTTGGCAGATGAAAGTTTGTTATTTTCTGCATTGGGTGCGGTACCCGCGAATATCGACAAGGTAAATGTTACCATGGGGTATTCGGTGCGAAATTCGGTGGTTTACGGCTTTTTAATGTTGCTGGTAACCCTGCTGAAAAATAAACGAAAAGAAGGCGAAAATTATGTAGCTTACTACCGTTATGTAACTGATGTTTTGAATCATCAGTTGTTGGGAGACACGGAGTCAGAGGCTTGCAAAACGTACATTAACCAGTTAAAAAATAACAACCGGATTACGGTGCCGCTTGCCGAAATCAACTTCTCTCCATTGCATCAACAGATATTTACACTGCCCGAAAAAACAGCTGATTACAGTTCGTACTTTTTAAATGTATTGGCTGCATTTTATGGTCATTTGAAAGATACTGAGATTGACAACACGATGCTGCTGGAATTGATTTATTCCATTTATCAGGCCATTGAAAAGCTAAAAGCAGTTGTTGACGATGTGCTTAGCGAGCAGCAGCGTGAAATAAGCGAGGCGGTCTATTTCCGATTGTTTTCGCAGTATTTGGGACAGGTTTCGGTGGCTTTTGAGGGCGAGCCGCTGAGTGGAATGCAGGTGATGGGAATTCTGGAAACCCGCTGTCTTGATCTTGAAAACCTGATCATTCTCGGATTGAACGAAAATAAATGGCCAAGGAAATTCACCGCACCGTCGTTTATTCCATTTAATATCCGTTTGGGATTTGGTTTGCCGGGAATTGACGAACAGGATGCCATGTATGCTTATTATTTCTATCGGCTAATTCAGCGCGCAAAGAATATTACAGCCACCTATAGTGTGGTAAAAGAGGGAATTGGAACCGGTGAATTAAGTCGTTACGGTTACCAGTTGCAATATGATTCGGTGCATAAACCTTTGATGTTAAACCTCGATTTTTCATTTTCTAATGATCCGGTAGAGGAAATTCGTATAAAAAGTTCAAAAGAGATCGTTGAGAAACTGCTGGCAAATAATTCGGAGGATCATCCGCTTTCGCCAAGTGCGATTAATACTTACCTCAATTGTAAATTAAAATTTTACTATCAGTATGTGGTTCGTTTGCCAGAGCCGGAGGAGGTGAAAGAAGAGATTGATGGTGTTGTTTTTGGTAATATTTTTCACGATACGCTGGAAGAGTTGTACAAGCCATATGTAGGCAGGGTGGTTGAGAAAAGTAATATCGAGAAAATTCAGAAAGACCGTGTGTGGCTAGAGAACGAGGTGACCAAACAAATTGCTGTGCATTATCTGAAAAAGAAACTTCCGTTAAAAGGTGAAATTAAGCTGGAAGGCAAAACTTTGCTGATTTTCGAGAATGCCATAACCTATTTGCGCCAACTTTTAAAGATTGATAAAGATTTGGCGCCATTTATGGTGGTGAGCCTGGAGCAACGCTACAAACGATGGATAAATGCTGGTGATAAAAAGATATGTGTTGGAGGTATGATCGACCGGGTTGACCGTGCTGATGGTGTGACGCGGGTGCTCGATTATAAAACCGGAAATGTAAAAGCCACCCGGTTTAAAACGGTTGACGAGCTGTTTGAAAGAGATGCAAAAGAACCCAAAAAGGAGATACTGCAGGCTCTGATTTATTCGTGGGGATTAGCGACAGAAACCAATGCTGCAGAAATTCAGGCGGCTATTTACCCGTTGCGCAGTTTATTTGCAGAGAACTTTTCGGCAGCGGTTAAAATGAATTATAAAGACTTTTTCTTTTCCGATGTTGCGGAAGATTTTGACGCCGAATTAGCCGGTTTGGTATCCGAAATCTTTTCAGAACAGAATGAATTTGCACAAACCGAGCACGACAAAAAATGCGAGTACTGTGCCTACCGCGGAATTTGCAGAAGGTTTTAA
- a CDS encoding RNA polymerase sigma factor: MTKEEKFNTILSDNGERIRNICRYYNSNVEDQKDMYQEVLVNIWKSLDSFRGDSAISTWVYRVAVNTSLTFTGKAFRHMKLMVNSDTTNLNSILDDENLKQKLAEEKLLERMQLELNQLSVIDKALISLMLEGLSMKEIAEVIGITEPNVKVKIHRIKSQLKEKLKGEQL, from the coding sequence GTGACGAAAGAAGAGAAATTTAACACGATTCTATCTGACAATGGCGAGCGGATCCGCAACATTTGCAGGTACTACAATTCTAACGTCGAAGATCAGAAAGATATGTACCAGGAAGTGCTGGTAAATATCTGGAAAAGTCTCGACAGTTTCAGGGGCGATTCAGCCATAAGCACCTGGGTTTACCGGGTGGCTGTAAACACGTCGTTAACATTTACCGGAAAGGCTTTCAGACACATGAAACTAATGGTAAACAGCGACACAACAAACCTGAACTCGATATTGGATGATGAAAACCTTAAACAAAAACTGGCCGAGGAAAAATTGCTCGAACGCATGCAACTTGAGCTTAATCAGCTTTCGGTAATCGACAAAGCATTGATTTCGCTAATGCTCGAAGGGTTGTCGATGAAAGAGATTGCCGAGGTTATTGGTATTACCGAACCAAATGTAAAGGTGAAGATTCATCGAATTAAATCGCAATTAAAAGAAAAGCTGAAAGGAGAACAATTATGA
- a CDS encoding outer membrane protein transport protein produces MKHLKLKALLVIMAGLFISSQTFATDGYFSVGYGTINKGLAGAGIAFYQGSLINGNPAGNVFLGTKYQLGVNFFNPNRKYTVSGNATEQDMFPLTNGTIESDSKLFLMPSAGANWMVSDNSSISAALFGNGGMNTDYPTATFYDMSSETTGVNLAQMYGNITYSQKLGEKHSIGVTGVLAYQYFEAKGLMSFGDFSSNAAALSGNGTDSGFGYGFKIGYLGQLTDNFSIGVTYQSKVWMSEFDDYAGLFAEQGDFDIPSSWTAGIAWEVAQDFTVMADVKQIMYNDVKSIGNPMLPNLMTSPLGTDEGAGFGWDNIMVYKLGLNYAGIDTWEFRAGLSIGDNPIPSSEVMFNILAPGVIENQIALGLSKEVGKSGNQLHVAFNYAMNSNVEGPNPMASQQTIDIEMNQFELELGFSF; encoded by the coding sequence ATGAAACACTTAAAACTAAAGGCTTTGCTAGTCATAATGGCTGGCCTTTTTATTTCTTCACAAACATTTGCAACCGATGGTTATTTTAGTGTTGGCTATGGTACAATCAATAAAGGATTAGCCGGCGCCGGAATTGCATTTTACCAGGGATCGTTAATAAACGGCAACCCGGCCGGAAATGTTTTTCTTGGAACGAAATACCAACTGGGAGTTAACTTTTTCAATCCGAACAGGAAATACACAGTTTCAGGAAATGCAACGGAGCAAGATATGTTCCCATTAACCAACGGTACAATTGAGAGCGATAGCAAATTATTCCTGATGCCTTCAGCAGGTGCCAACTGGATGGTTAGCGACAACTCTAGTATTTCTGCTGCCCTATTCGGAAACGGTGGAATGAATACCGATTACCCTACCGCAACTTTCTACGATATGTCATCGGAAACTACCGGTGTTAATCTTGCCCAGATGTATGGAAACATTACTTACTCGCAGAAACTGGGAGAAAAACACAGTATTGGAGTAACCGGCGTTTTGGCTTACCAGTATTTCGAGGCTAAAGGTTTAATGTCATTCGGCGATTTCTCATCAAATGCTGCAGCTTTATCCGGGAATGGAACAGATAGTGGTTTTGGCTACGGTTTTAAGATTGGATACCTGGGACAACTAACAGATAACTTTTCAATAGGTGTTACTTACCAGTCAAAAGTTTGGATGAGTGAATTTGACGATTATGCTGGTCTTTTTGCCGAACAGGGAGATTTCGATATCCCATCAAGCTGGACAGCAGGTATCGCATGGGAAGTAGCTCAGGATTTTACAGTAATGGCCGATGTAAAACAGATTATGTATAATGATGTTAAGTCCATTGGTAATCCAATGTTGCCTAACCTGATGACTTCTCCTCTTGGAACAGACGAAGGTGCCGGTTTCGGCTGGGACAATATTATGGTATACAAACTGGGTTTAAACTATGCAGGTATTGATACCTGGGAATTCCGTGCAGGACTTTCAATTGGCGACAACCCAATTCCTTCATCAGAAGTAATGTTTAATATTCTTGCACCGGGAGTAATTGAAAATCAAATTGCCCTGGGACTTTCAAAAGAGGTTGGCAAATCAGGCAACCAATTACATGTTGCTTTCAATTATGCAATGAACAGCAATGTTGAAGGACCAAATCCAATGGCTTCTCAACAAACTATAGACATTGAAATGAATCAGTTCGAACTGGAATTAGGTTTCTCGTTCTAA
- a CDS encoding exodeoxyribonuclease III — MKLISWNVNGIRAVAKKNFFEDFKQLDADILCLQETKAQDDQVTETLEPIDGYHIYSNSAEKKGYSGTAILSKTEPVSVSRDLGIEVHDTEGRVLCLEYEKFYLVNVYVPNSGSELKRLDYRQEWDLAFFNYLKELEKTKPVVVCGDFNVAHRPIDLARPKPNYNKSAGFMQEEIDGMDRFTQGGLVDTFRHFYPDVTDKYSWWSYRAGARGKNVGWRIDYFLVSESFIPQIQKAYILNEVMGSDHCPVGIEITD; from the coding sequence ATGAAGCTCATATCGTGGAATGTAAACGGAATACGTGCCGTTGCCAAAAAGAATTTTTTTGAAGATTTTAAACAGTTAGATGCCGACATACTTTGTCTGCAGGAAACCAAAGCGCAAGATGACCAGGTTACTGAAACGCTGGAGCCAATAGACGGTTATCACATTTATTCCAATTCTGCTGAAAAGAAAGGATACTCGGGAACAGCAATCCTTTCGAAGACTGAACCGGTAAGCGTTTCGCGCGATCTAGGAATTGAAGTTCACGATACTGAAGGCCGCGTTTTATGCCTCGAATATGAAAAATTTTATTTGGTAAATGTATATGTCCCGAACTCAGGCAGCGAATTAAAACGCCTCGATTACCGACAGGAATGGGATCTCGCATTTTTCAACTACCTGAAAGAATTAGAAAAGACAAAACCGGTTGTGGTGTGTGGCGATTTTAATGTGGCTCACCGCCCTATCGATTTGGCACGACCAAAACCAAACTACAATAAATCGGCCGGCTTTATGCAGGAAGAAATTGATGGAATGGACCGTTTTACACAGGGTGGGCTGGTTGATACGTTCCGTCATTTTTACCCCGATGTTACCGATAAATATTCATGGTGGAGCTACCGGGCCGGAGCACGCGGCAAGAATGTAGGCTGGAGAATCGATTATTTCCTCGTTTCCGAAAGTTTTATTCCACAAATTCAAAAAGCATACATTTTGAACGAAGTTATGGGCTCTGACCATTGCCCGGTTGGAATTGAAATTACCGATTAA